One part of the Fundidesulfovibrio magnetotacticus genome encodes these proteins:
- a CDS encoding TRAP transporter small permease produces MPPDAARAASGPPIKETFMTSALERLTAFNTRIARLCMQFSAIGLVYCIVVIGWQIFSRYIMNDSPQWSETSVLFVMVWFIMIAAAAGVHEKTHIGISFTLDLMPRPMRKACSMLIHVVVGTFGGCMVYFGWQQVMTTWGHVIPTLGISTGLSYLPFPVAGLLFVLFSIEHFWRAARD; encoded by the coding sequence ATGCCGCCGGACGCCGCCAGGGCGGCGTCCGGCCCCCCCATCAAGGAGACCTTCATGACGTCCGCGCTGGAAAGACTGACGGCATTCAACACCCGGATCGCACGTCTGTGCATGCAGTTCAGTGCGATAGGGCTCGTCTATTGCATTGTTGTCATCGGGTGGCAGATCTTTTCGAGATACATCATGAACGACAGCCCACAGTGGTCCGAGACGTCGGTCCTGTTCGTCATGGTGTGGTTCATCATGATCGCCGCGGCGGCCGGGGTGCACGAAAAGACGCACATAGGCATCTCCTTCACCCTGGACCTTATGCCCCGGCCCATGCGCAAGGCGTGCTCCATGCTCATTCATGTGGTGGTCGGGACGTTCGGCGGGTGCATGGTCTACTTCGGCTGGCAACAGGTGATGACCACCTGGGGGCATGTCATCCCCACCCTGGGCATCTCCACGGGCCTGAGCTACCTGCCGTTCCCCGTGGCGGGGTTGCTTTTCGTTCTCTTCAGCATCGAGCATTTCTGGCGCGCGGCCAGGGACTAG
- a CDS encoding TRAP transporter substrate-binding protein: MATKAMRFLMAGALILSLAGQAFAQNKVSLRSADTHPEDYPTVQAVKAMAKTLEEQSKGRITMKVFPGRQLGEEKDTIEQTIAGAIDVNRVNMAPLNSVAPPTAIPGLPFIFRSVEHMHKVMDGPIGDQILDSLEPYGLIGLCFYDSGARSFYNSKKPINTPEDMKGMKIRVQNSDLFVSMVAALGANATPMEFGQVYEALSTGVIDGAENNWPSYESTRHFEVAKFYSLDEHSMSPEVLVVSKVTWNKLSKEDQALLRKAARESVPVMRKLWAEREDKARKVVEAAGSKINTVNKEPFIKAMAPLYDKFANTPQLKDLVTKIQAVQ, translated from the coding sequence ATGGCCACGAAAGCGATGCGTTTTTTGATGGCGGGCGCGCTGATCCTGTCCCTGGCGGGACAGGCCTTCGCCCAGAACAAGGTTTCCCTCAGGAGCGCCGACACCCACCCCGAGGACTATCCCACCGTCCAGGCCGTGAAGGCCATGGCCAAGACGCTCGAAGAACAGTCCAAGGGACGCATCACCATGAAGGTTTTCCCGGGTCGCCAGCTGGGCGAGGAAAAGGACACCATCGAGCAGACCATCGCGGGGGCCATCGACGTGAACCGCGTGAACATGGCGCCGCTCAACAGCGTGGCCCCGCCCACCGCCATTCCCGGCCTGCCCTTCATCTTCCGCTCCGTGGAACACATGCACAAAGTCATGGACGGCCCCATCGGCGACCAGATCCTGGACTCGCTGGAGCCCTACGGCCTCATCGGCCTGTGCTTCTACGACTCGGGCGCGCGCTCGTTCTACAACTCCAAGAAGCCCATCAACACGCCTGAAGACATGAAGGGCATGAAGATCCGCGTGCAGAACTCCGACCTGTTCGTCTCCATGGTGGCCGCCCTCGGCGCCAACGCCACGCCCATGGAATTCGGCCAGGTGTACGAGGCCCTTTCCACCGGCGTCATCGACGGCGCGGAGAACAACTGGCCCTCCTACGAATCCACCCGCCACTTCGAGGTGGCCAAGTTCTACTCTCTGGACGAGCACTCCATGTCCCCCGAGGTGCTGGTGGTCTCCAAGGTGACCTGGAACAAGCTCTCCAAGGAAGACCAGGCCCTGCTGCGCAAGGCCGCCAGGGAGTCGGTGCCCGTGATGCGCAAGCTCTGGGCCGAGCGCGAGGACAAGGCCCGCAAGGTGGTCGAGGCCGCGGGCAGCAAGATCAACACAGTCAACAAGGAGCCCTTCATCAAGGCCATGGCTCCCTTGTACGACAAGTTCGCCAACACCCCCCAGCTCAAGGACCTGGTGACGAAGATCCAGGCCGTTCAGTAG
- the uxaC gene encoding glucuronate isomerase, producing the protein MNTNWTMHEDRLFPADPGTRGIARRLYAEVKDLPIVSPHGHTDPRWYAEDVRFPDPAVLFLIPDHYVFRMLHSQGVPLEALGVPRVDGGRTEADPRAIWRLFAENYHLLRGTPSRMWLEHVFLHVFGIEERLEAANAESFYDRLAARLSLPEFRCRALYERYNIEVIATTDSPLDSLEHHKAVLDSGWKGRVVPTFRPDPCVDPDFEGFAANVASLGQLTGEDAGSWKGYLRALAARREFFKSLGATATDHGHPSAATADLDASECERLFHKALRGTATPAEAELFRAQMLTEMVRMSLDDGLVIQIHPGSFRNHSLDIHTRFGRDKGADIPSRTDFVHALKPMLDRFGHERGLTVILFTLDESAYSRELAPLAGVYPVLRLGPAWWFHDSPEGMMRYRRMVTETAGFYNTVGFNDDTRAFLSIPARHDVARRVDCSFLADMVATHRLDEDEAVLLARELAYSLAKKAYRL; encoded by the coding sequence ATGAACACGAACTGGACCATGCACGAGGACAGGCTCTTCCCGGCAGACCCCGGAACACGCGGCATAGCCCGCCGACTCTACGCCGAGGTGAAGGACCTGCCCATCGTGAGCCCCCACGGCCACACCGATCCCCGCTGGTACGCCGAGGACGTCCGCTTCCCGGACCCGGCCGTGCTCTTCCTCATTCCGGACCACTACGTGTTCCGCATGCTCCACAGCCAGGGAGTGCCCCTGGAAGCCCTGGGCGTGCCCCGCGTGGACGGCGGCCGGACCGAAGCCGACCCGCGCGCCATCTGGCGCCTCTTTGCCGAGAACTACCACCTGCTCAGGGGCACCCCCTCGCGCATGTGGCTGGAACACGTGTTCCTGCACGTGTTCGGCATCGAGGAGCGCCTGGAAGCCGCCAACGCGGAGAGCTTCTACGACCGGCTCGCCGCCAGGCTGTCCCTGCCGGAGTTCCGATGCCGGGCGCTCTACGAGCGCTACAACATCGAGGTGATCGCCACCACGGATTCCCCGCTGGATTCCCTGGAACATCACAAGGCCGTGCTGGACAGCGGCTGGAAGGGCAGGGTGGTCCCAACCTTCCGCCCGGACCCCTGCGTGGACCCGGACTTCGAGGGCTTCGCGGCCAACGTGGCCAGTCTCGGCCAGCTCACCGGCGAGGACGCCGGATCGTGGAAAGGCTACCTGCGCGCCCTGGCGGCCAGACGGGAATTCTTCAAGTCCCTGGGGGCCACGGCCACGGACCACGGCCATCCCTCGGCGGCCACGGCCGATCTCGACGCTTCGGAGTGCGAGCGCCTTTTCCACAAGGCCCTGCGCGGCACGGCCACCCCGGCCGAAGCCGAGCTGTTCCGCGCACAGATGCTGACCGAGATGGTGCGCATGAGCCTGGACGACGGACTGGTGATCCAGATCCATCCCGGCTCCTTCCGCAACCACAGCCTGGACATCCACACCCGCTTCGGGCGCGACAAGGGAGCGGACATCCCCTCCCGCACGGACTTCGTGCACGCCCTGAAGCCCATGCTGGACAGGTTCGGGCACGAGCGGGGCCTCACGGTGATCCTCTTCACCCTGGACGAATCGGCCTACAGCCGGGAGTTGGCCCCTCTGGCCGGGGTGTATCCGGTCCTTCGGCTGGGTCCGGCCTGGTGGTTCCACGACAGCCCCGAGGGCATGATGCGCTACCGCCGCATGGTCACGGAGACTGCGGGCTTCTACAACACCGTGGGCTTCAACGACGACACGCGGGCGTTTCTTTCCATACCCGCCCGGCACGACGTGGCCAGAAGGGTCGACTGTTCCTTCCTGGCCGACATGGTGGCCACCCACCGCCTGGACGAGGACGAGGCCGTCCTCTTGGCGCGGGAGCTGGCCTATTCCCTGGCCAAAAAGGCTTACCGCCTTTGA
- a CDS encoding FadR/GntR family transcriptional regulator has translation MVLQPVESQRLYQQVASQVAEALAGREWQPGQRLPSERDLALRFGVSRPTIREAIIALELQGLVEVRTGSGIFVKDLPAEPGQAVRASMDQGPSPFDLISARIVIEGELAAIAARDITSEEIEGLAEAIGKMEADIETGTQEVLSHEDGDLLFHARIAAVSRNSVLRAIVQDLWEGMRHPLFQAICRKVKLPTNARRAAKDHRVILDRIAVGDAEGARAAMRRHLEQVRRVLLGE, from the coding sequence ATGGTTCTCCAGCCTGTCGAAAGCCAGAGACTCTACCAGCAGGTCGCGAGCCAGGTGGCCGAGGCCCTGGCCGGTCGGGAATGGCAGCCAGGGCAGCGCCTCCCTTCCGAGCGCGACCTGGCCTTGCGCTTCGGCGTGAGCAGGCCAACCATCCGCGAGGCCATCATCGCCCTGGAACTCCAGGGCCTGGTCGAAGTGCGCACCGGGTCGGGCATCTTCGTCAAGGACCTGCCCGCCGAGCCCGGGCAGGCCGTACGCGCCTCCATGGACCAGGGGCCCAGCCCCTTCGACCTCATCTCCGCGCGCATCGTCATCGAGGGGGAGCTGGCCGCCATCGCCGCCCGGGACATCACCTCCGAGGAGATCGAAGGCCTGGCCGAAGCCATCGGCAAGATGGAGGCGGACATCGAGACGGGAACGCAGGAGGTGCTTTCCCACGAGGATGGCGACCTCCTGTTCCACGCCCGCATCGCGGCCGTTTCCCGCAATTCCGTCCTGCGCGCCATCGTGCAGGACCTCTGGGAGGGCATGCGGCATCCCCTTTTCCAGGCCATCTGCAGGAAAGTGAAGCTGCCCACCAACGCCAGGCGTGCGGCCAAGGACCATCGCGTCATCCTGGACAGGATCGCCGTCGGGGACGCCGAGGGCGCGCGCGCGGCCATGCGCCGCCACCTGGAGCAGGTGCGCCGCGTACTGCTGGGCGAATAG
- a CDS encoding histidine kinase dimerization/phosphoacceptor domain -containing protein gives MGHYRRIILFNILALLAWCCCIYVLYTKAIKDDVRSMRFAALTEARIAYDKDITYRRWAAKLGGVYAEISESLHPNEHLDVPGRDITTPDGKRLTLVNPAYMTRMVHEIAQEAAGLKGHITSLDPIRAANAPTAWEAQALRSFQEGVPEFIAFDDEDGRPVLRFMRPMITEKPCLKCHARQGYKEGDIRGGISVTMPLDQYAPALADAESGTRTRYTLILLSGVVLIAFSTGVLWLNERLRDKTMRIAMESDRRIRESEERYRMYVQHAPLAIFIADGQGRLVDVNPMTCEVTGHSRAELLRLTLLDLLPGNARRVGRLHMENVAAKGATVGVLPYLTREGAVRWWEVSAVKLSDDRVLGFANDISDRKRAEDTLSASLHEKEVLLREIHHRVKNNLQIVCSLLSLQGQGVDNQDALRVLGDCQCRVMSMALVHEQLYRSGDLSGINVRHYVETLLSRLLASCRTESTITLSVDIPPMNLSLDQAIPFGLVLNELVTNSLKHAFTGRASGHIEVRGVQEDGEMAFTIRDDGLGLPHGFKVELATSLGLQIVSTLVGQLRGNMEMRSNGGTEFVFHIPGPAA, from the coding sequence ATGGGACACTACCGCCGGATCATCCTCTTCAACATTCTCGCGCTTCTGGCGTGGTGCTGCTGTATTTACGTCCTCTACACCAAGGCCATCAAGGACGACGTGCGCTCCATGCGCTTCGCGGCCCTCACCGAGGCCCGCATCGCCTACGACAAGGACATCACCTACCGGCGCTGGGCCGCCAAACTGGGCGGCGTGTACGCCGAGATCAGCGAGTCGCTGCACCCCAACGAACACCTCGACGTGCCGGGCCGGGACATCACAACCCCGGACGGCAAGCGCCTCACGCTCGTCAATCCCGCCTACATGACCCGCATGGTCCACGAAATCGCCCAGGAGGCCGCCGGGCTCAAGGGGCATATCACCAGCCTCGACCCCATCCGAGCGGCCAATGCACCTACTGCCTGGGAGGCGCAGGCCCTGCGCTCTTTCCAGGAAGGCGTCCCGGAATTCATCGCTTTCGACGACGAGGACGGACGCCCCGTACTGCGCTTCATGCGCCCCATGATCACCGAAAAGCCCTGCCTGAAGTGCCACGCCCGCCAGGGCTACAAGGAAGGGGACATCCGGGGCGGCATCAGCGTCACGATGCCCCTCGACCAGTACGCCCCGGCCCTGGCCGACGCCGAGTCCGGCACGCGCACCCGCTACACGCTCATCCTGCTGTCCGGCGTGGTGCTCATCGCCTTCTCCACGGGCGTGCTCTGGCTCAACGAACGCCTGCGCGACAAAACAATGCGCATCGCCATGGAATCCGACCGCCGCATCCGCGAAAGCGAAGAGCGCTACAGGATGTATGTCCAGCACGCGCCCCTGGCCATCTTCATCGCCGACGGCCAGGGCCGCCTCGTGGACGTGAACCCCATGACCTGCGAGGTCACCGGCCACTCGCGAGCCGAGCTGCTGCGCCTCACCCTGCTGGACCTCCTGCCGGGCAACGCCCGCCGGGTGGGGCGACTGCATATGGAGAACGTCGCCGCCAAAGGGGCCACCGTGGGCGTGCTGCCCTACCTCACCCGGGAGGGCGCGGTGCGCTGGTGGGAGGTTTCGGCCGTGAAGCTCTCGGACGACCGCGTCCTGGGCTTCGCCAACGACATCTCCGACCGCAAGCGCGCCGAGGACACCCTCTCGGCCTCCCTGCACGAGAAAGAGGTGCTCCTGCGCGAAATCCACCACCGCGTGAAGAACAACCTCCAGATCGTGTGCAGCCTGCTGAGCCTCCAGGGACAGGGCGTCGACAACCAGGACGCCCTTCGCGTGCTGGGCGACTGCCAATGCCGCGTCATGTCCATGGCCCTCGTCCACGAGCAACTCTACCGCTCCGGAGACCTCTCCGGCATCAACGTGCGCCACTACGTGGAGACCCTCCTCTCCCGGCTGCTGGCCTCCTGCAGGACGGAGTCGACGATCACCCTCTCCGTGGACATCCCGCCCATGAACCTGAGCCTGGACCAGGCCATCCCCTTCGGCCTGGTGCTCAACGAACTGGTCACCAACTCACTGAAGCACGCCTTCACGGGTCGCGCGTCCGGCCACATCGAGGTGCGCGGCGTCCAGGAGGACGGCGAAATGGCCTTCACCATCCGCGACGACGGCCTCGGGCTCCCGCACGGCTTCAAGGTGGAGCTCGCCACTTCGTTGGGCCTGCAGATCGTGAGCACGCTGGTGGGGCAGTTGCGCGGCAACATGGAAATGCGCTCCAACGGAGGCACCGAGTTCGTCTTCCACATTCCCGGTCCGGCCGCCTGA
- the thiD gene encoding bifunctional hydroxymethylpyrimidine kinase/phosphomethylpyrimidine kinase has product MSARPCVLTIAGSDSGGGAGIQADLKTFMAHRCYGASVVTALTAQNTRGVTGIHAPEPGFVALQLRTVLEDIPVAAAKTGMLFSAAIVEAVAAGLERKRFPLVVDPVCISQSGHALLKGDALDALRRRMLPLADLATPNRPEAEALTGMAVTDRESLLAVLEKLLSFGPRAVLLKGGHMEARDGELIDWLALPGQEPEPLPVPQVDTPHTHGTGCALSAAIAARLARGEALRDAVRGAQTFLNRALVAGFAVGRGASPPDHLADFGESC; this is encoded by the coding sequence ATGAGCGCGCGCCCCTGCGTGCTGACCATTGCCGGGTCCGATTCCGGCGGAGGGGCGGGCATCCAGGCCGACCTGAAGACCTTCATGGCCCACCGCTGCTACGGCGCCAGCGTCGTGACGGCGCTCACCGCCCAGAACACCCGGGGGGTTACGGGCATCCACGCTCCGGAACCGGGCTTCGTGGCGCTCCAGCTGCGCACCGTCCTGGAGGACATCCCCGTGGCCGCGGCCAAGACGGGCATGCTCTTTTCGGCGGCCATCGTGGAGGCCGTGGCGGCGGGGCTCGAACGCAAGCGTTTTCCCCTGGTGGTGGACCCGGTGTGCATTTCCCAGAGCGGTCACGCCCTGCTCAAGGGCGACGCCCTGGACGCCCTGCGCCGCCGGATGCTGCCCCTGGCCGACCTGGCCACGCCCAACCGCCCCGAGGCCGAGGCTCTGACCGGCATGGCGGTCACGGACCGCGAGAGCCTCTTGGCGGTGCTCGAAAAGCTCCTGTCGTTCGGTCCCCGGGCGGTGCTGCTCAAGGGCGGGCACATGGAGGCCCGGGACGGCGAGCTTATCGACTGGCTGGCCCTGCCCGGGCAGGAACCCGAGCCGCTTCCCGTACCCCAGGTGGACACCCCGCACACCCACGGCACGGGCTGCGCCCTGTCGGCGGCCATCGCCGCACGGCTGGCGAGGGGAGAGGCCTTGCGCGACGCCGTGCGCGGGGCCCAGACATTTCTGAACCGCGCCCTTGTCGCAGGCTTCGCCGTGGGGCGCGGCGCTTCGCCCCCCGACCATCTGGCGGATTTCGGCGAGTCGTGCTAG